In a genomic window of Actinomycetota bacterium:
- the rpmE gene encoding 50S ribosomal protein L31, giving the protein MKKDIHPEYMETKVRCSCGEDFTTRSTVPEIHVEICSKCHPFYTGKRKLVDTGGRVERFKRKYAKRQTS; this is encoded by the coding sequence ATGAAAAAAGACATCCATCCGGAATACATGGAGACCAAGGTGCGCTGCTCCTGCGGCGAGGATTTCACCACCCGTTCGACCGTGCCGGAGATCCACGTGGAGATCTGTTCCAAGTGCCACCCCTTCTACACCGGCAAGCGCAAGCTCGTTGATACCGGTGGCCGCGTGGAGAGATTCAAGCGCAAGTACGCCAAGAGGCAAACCTCCTAG